From one Culex quinquefasciatus strain JHB chromosome 3, VPISU_Cqui_1.0_pri_paternal, whole genome shotgun sequence genomic stretch:
- the LOC6046096 gene encoding UPF0687 protein C20orf27 homolog produces the protein MGEEHHVHFDAAVINDELHDNTVIYQISGEGKQLTVHLGFLQIKHRYRLELNIPVNALAEAGFDVGSNKSFIVEEKAIPNINCKLLTFPTNILTDRDGKQHYTVEVEFFAHKEKLLKEHLEVCGSEDHDRKLHLTFVARVLGRGKGTPMLRDGIHLISVEDNEESELSDWQGFPAK, from the coding sequence ATGGGAGAAGAACATCACGTCCATTTTGACGCCGCAGTGATAAACGATGAACTCCACGATAACACAGTCATTTATCAAATATCAGGCGAAGGAAAGCAGCTCACGGTTCATTTGGGATTTCTTCAGATAAAACATAGATATCGCCTTGAGCTTAATATACCGGTGAATGCGCTTGCCGAGGCTGGTTTCGATGTGGGGTCAAACAAAAGTTTCATCGTTGAAGAAAAAGCAATTCCAAACATCAACTGCAAATTGCTTACCTTTCCCACAAATATCCTGACCGATCGAGATGGAAAACAGCACTACACTGTTGAGGTGGAGTTTTTTGCGCATAAGgaaaaacttttgaaagaacATTTGGAGGTGTGTGGCAGTGAAGATCATGACCGCAAGCTGCACCTTACATTTGTAGCACGTGTTTTGGGCCGTGGAAAAGGAACGCCAATGCTACGAGATGGCATACATTTGATTTCCGTAGAAGATAATGAAGAATCCGAACTGTCTGATTGGCAGGGTTTCCCAGCTAAAtaa